One genomic segment of Mytilus trossulus isolate FHL-02 chromosome 4, PNRI_Mtr1.1.1.hap1, whole genome shotgun sequence includes these proteins:
- the LOC134713790 gene encoding leucine-rich repeats and immunoglobulin-like domains protein 2, with product MLQRLLFSILLQLIPFVSGRCSDPTVTDIDMSNLGISEINESLFQNCNPQAYSLDLSGNKITLINATAFAFYDDSIHKYIPLFYQLETLNLNDNNMISVDPNAFKYTKVLNTLYIRNNQLKVIESGVFDLIGDTLVSLVMANNQISSIGMSVFHTNLRKLRYVDLSHNKMTYMEAWPYIPPSIILFNLSHNDVNKFTNNLNWTYDLAEPYSTYVDLMYNNFTEWDNEWFRRYQNHKGNYAFELTNYRLELKNNPWICDCHMYYIISTIQESFYRFADSEFIHIECEHPANLRRKRIIDVDLSTFVCDSHVNFPFG from the coding sequence ATGTTACAAAGATTATTGTTCTCAATACTTCTTCAGTTGATACCGTTTGTGTCCGGTCGATGTTCCGATCCAACTGTCACCGACATTGATATGTCCAACCTTGGCATATCTGAAATCAACGAGTCATTATTTCAAAACTGTAATCCACAAGCTTATAGTCTTGATCTGTCTGGAAACAAAATTACACTTATTAATGCAACTGCTTTTGCATTTTATGATGATAGTATTCATAAGTATATTCCTTTGTTTTACCAACTGGAAACACTAAATTTGAATGACAACAATATGATCTCAGTGGACCCTAATGCTTTCAAATATACCAAAGtgttaaatacattgtatattagaAACAATCAACTGAAAGTTATAGAATCTGGAGTGTTTGATCTTATTGGCGATACACTGGTATCTTTGGTGATGGCAAACAATCAAATATCTTCAATCGGTATGTCAGTGTTTCATACAAACCTTAGAAAACTTCGCTACGTTGATCTTTCACATAACAAAATGACGTACATGGAAGCATGGCCATATATTCCTCCTTCTATCATATTATTTAATCTAAGTCATAACGACGTGAATAAGTTTACAAATAATCTCAACTGGACGTATGATTTAGCCGAACCTTACTCTACCTATGTTGATTTGATGTACAATAATTTTACCGAATGGGATAACGAGTGGTTCAGGAGATATCAAAATCACAAAGGGAATTATGCTTTTGAGTTGACAAACTATCGGttagaattaaaaaacaatCCCTGGATTTGTGATTGTCATATGTATTACATAATATCAACGATCCAAGAATCTTTTTATCGATTTGCAGATTCAGAGTTCATCCATATTGAATGCGAACATCCTGCGAATCTTAGGAGAAAACGAATAATTGATGTAGATCTGTCAACGTTTGTTTGCGACTCACATGTCAATTTTCCTTTCGGATAA
- the LOC134713791 gene encoding von Willebrand factor A domain-containing protein 5A-like — MQIINGSQTRISGPTRENSAPMELGPPMELSRSCIPRSNSSKPSIQTSEGLLCNSMDPYASSRSKKYPECDLLPVRSRWVKKSRILSNKLKEREHTKSSGDKMMIIVSLQNFDGSWSPSSELESGLNITKKDMEAKYKGNIWCTALVVAFLEKNFSKRKSEWEMIYNKAIKWLTSQHREDKSVTQIIEEGNAIIKTI, encoded by the exons atgcagATTATAAAtggaagccaaacaa gaaTAAGTGGTCCTACGAGAGAGAATAGTGCACCAATGGAACTAGGCCCACCAATGGAACTAAGTCGCAGTTGTATTCCAAGATCAAATTCCAGCAAACCatcaatacaaacaag TGAAGGGCTTCTTTGTAACAGCATGGATCCATATGCAAGTTCAAGATCAAAGAAATACCCAGAGTGTGATCTGCTACCTGTCAGGTCTAGATGGGTTAAGAAATCTCGTATATTATCAAACAAGTTGAAAGAAAGGGAACACACAAAATCATCAGGAGATAAAATGATGATTATTGTGTCACTGCAAAACTTTGATGGTTCCTGGTCGCCATCATCTGAGCTGGAATCAGGGCTTAATATTACCAAAAAGGATATGGAAGCTAAATACAAG GGCAATATTTGGTGTACAGCATTAGTTGTTGCTTTCCTGGAGAAAAATTTCAGTAAACGTAAATCTGAATGGGAAATGATTTATAACAAGGCAATAAAATGGCTAACTTCACAACACAGAGAAGACAAGAGTGTCACTCAAATCATAGAAGAAGGCAATGCCATTATCAAAACCATATAA